The segment aTGTTCCATCATTTTTATCATACTCACTCCAATGTATCatcttttcataattaatatagatcgatgttataaaaaaaaaaaagtaaatcagttaaaagaaaaatgtaTATAAGCAAAACGAAGAAACTAAAAATGAGTTGCCAAAtacataaattttcaaaaatttcggCCGGAGAAGAAAGAAATGAGCGGCATCATCATCCCGGGTTCGAAACCGGAGCAGAGTCACCACCGCCTCTTCGATTTCGCCAAGACGGCCATAATCAAAATCTTCGCACATCCTTACACCACTGTAACAAAAACGAATCCTTTCTCCACTCTTTAACCACAATCCCTTCACAAAGTCTCATCCTtttatgtctctctctctctctgcgttGTCTAGGTTTGTGAGCTGTACTGCGGCGAAGCTCCCGACACCGAGAAATGGGAAGCTGCCCTAATCGGTCACTACATCGGAATCGGTACTTATATATTACCACTTACAGCTTCCTCAAAGAGTACTAATGGTGTTTGCAACTTTTTAGATACATCGTCTTCTGGAATATCTTGCGTACGAGAAGCTTGGGAGAGTCATAGGAAGAGTTACAATGTTGAGTTCTTTGAAGCTGATCCTTCCAAGGTGAGGATTTGACAAAATCTTATACTAATGTGGAGCACATttcttagtttttgttttgctttcatGTGGTGTAACAGGAAGATCTTGAAATCAAGGTAGAGAAGATAGTTGGGGAGGTTGATTTAGTTTCCTGTTGGCGTCATCTTcaggttttgcttcttttttttttaacttatggATATGTAGCATTAGCAAGAACGTGATGGGCTAACAAATGTTGTTGATTTAGTTATGCTTTGAAACTGAGGAGAATGCGAGAAGACTCCTGACCAATGTTGCAAGTTTACTGAAACCTGGTGGTTACTTTTTTGGAATCACTCCTGACTCTTCTACCATATGGTATGAGAATATTGTTACATTTGAATTGTTTGTAATTAAATTCTAGCTTAGTTCCTTAGTTCTCTCTACTGGTTTGTTATGTGTAATATCAaatgatgtttagagtgataaGTTACATGAGAAAGCATCTAGAGTGCCTGAATTGGATGAGACTGTTTTAGATCACTCCAATATGTAATTTTTGATTGTCCTAATGTCTCCTGCGAATTGATACTAGATTTTTAGTTCTTTAGTTTCAACATTATACTGCATAAGTATTGTTTTGTGCAGTTGTACTGCACGTCTTAACATTCTGGTGAAACAGGGCAAAGTACCAGAAGAATGTGGAAGCATACCACAATAGGAGCGGAGGGACAAAGCCTAATGTCTTTCCTAACTACATTCGGTCAGAAAGTTACATGATCACTTTCGAAGTAGAGGAAGAAAAGTGAGCTATTTTTCtctgagaaaaatataattattttgccATAGAGTTTCTTTTCTTGAAATTAGAGACTGTTTGGTATTTTTCTACTCAGGTTTCCGTTGTTTGGAAAGAGGTATCAGCTGAAATTTTCTGGTGACAACCCTCCTGAAGACCATTGCTTGGTTCACTTCCCAAGCTTAATCAGGTGTCTCATCTTTTTATTCAACAACAGTTTGATGGTATTGTAATATAGCATTTTACCATATCAACAATGTGTACTTGTTGACCTTGTTACTTGTATTTGCAATCCTACTCTTTAGATAAAATAGATTTCCATTGCAATCCTACTTGTCATATTGCTTCGAGTTGATCTAGAAAGGACGTCCATCTGTATTTATCTTTTGATCCTTGGTcctttaaatttaatttactcAGGTTAGCGAGAGAAGCTGGCCTTGAATATGTGGAGATTCAAAGTTTAACAGATTTTTACGATGATAACAGGTTTAAAAGTCTGAGAGATTCTCAATCTTATATCACGAGATTTAGTATATTATAGTTGTCTCGTATATTTACATTGCTGATGCTGTTCAACTCTTACTGTCAGAGCTCAATTTGCAAGCTTGCTGATGAATGCTGGCCCGAACTTTGTTGACCCTAGGGGAAAACTTCTTCCACGGGCATTTGATTTGTTAGGTAACCTTTTCATCTTCTTATGCTATCTAGTCTCCACTTTGTATACTCTGCTACTACTTATCTACCTTTTTTTTTCGCAGGGCTCTATGCAACATTCATATTTCAGAAGCCTGACCCAGACCTTGAACCTCCTCTATCGACCCCAATACCTTTTGAGAGTTCTAATGATAACGATGAGGCAAGCGTCTTTTTCTTGTCTTATCTCACTTACAGTATACAACTAATTTGAACTTCCCTTCCCTTCCATTGAGAAAAGAGTATGGGTATTGGCTTTAGTATAGACGTTATATTTAGAAATCCATATTTAGTTTGTGACACAAGAGTTGCTTCAGTCTTAAGCTCCCTCCCTCCTCATTGTATTTGGTCCATTTACAGAGAGAATTTCCGATGGTCACTGACACAAGGGCACCTTCAGAAGATTCATCCCAAGGACTTGGGAAGATTAGCGAGCAAAAGGGAATATTGGGACCTGGCCCTGCTGATTTACGTTTCTCCGAGGCTATTTGATGCATCTCTCCTTTGAAGACTGGGTTACTAGTACATTGTATGAAGTGTGGTATTGTCAAAGTTGTGTATCATATTAGTCACGCAAATGAGATAAAACATGTGTTTGGGGCTTGTTACAGGATCAGATCTCACTTTATCCATGTCATTTAACAAACATTAgatcagttttttttatttaaaaaaaaaaaattaattcgtTCAATATTCAACAGACAAACATATTGATAGGTTTCGTTCTTTACTCCATCATTTGAACACGAAATGAGATAAAGATCTTTAAATCTTGCAGAAGAGACAGCTTCTCCCCTGTAAGAGAACAAGAGACACAGCGGCACAGTTTATAACTCAATCGGAGTCAGAGTCATGCCTCCTCTTCCTatccttcttctctttcttgtgCTTCTTCCTGTCATCTGAATCACGACTGTGTCGCTTTTCATGCCTCTCACGTTTCTCGCGCTTTTCATGTTTATCACGCCTTTCATGTCTCTCTTCCCTATCTCTCTTCGCAGGTTTCCTTTCCTCGTGCTTATCCTTCTCTTGACTCCTCTCAGTATCTTTTGGTACATCTTCAACAGTTTTGATCACTGGTGCATCTGCTGGCAGAGGTGCTGGCCCTTTGTCTTCTGTCTGAGAGGGTGCAAGGGTGCTAGGATCTTCCCAAGGACGTGGTGCTCTGTAAAGAGTTGCAGAAAGAAATGTGAGATGAGGAAACTACTAGTAAAGCATAAACACACCAAAAAGATCAAAGAGGAACTAACTTTGCATAGCCAATGCCGTGAACCCAAACTGCATCAGCCTTCCCTGCACCCAGGTCCTCGGCTGTTGAACCCCTTTTGATAAGTTCAGTATACTCTTGCTTGTCAAGGCGATTGCCTTGTGGTCTTGTAGAGGACTTTGGTGCTAAACCCAGAGCCTCCCTCATGGCTTGTTCCTCTTGTTCCTTAACTCTTTGAATCTCCTCTTTCATAGCATCCGTGTTGGAACCCCCTTGTTTCTTATCTCTAGCATACCAGTTAAGATCTTTACCTGTTGAGTCCGCAGAGAAATGGAATGTCAGTATAAAGTTATACATTGAAGATACAAAATCTATTAGCTAGAAAGGACAAGAAACCATGAATAAATATGCGCAAATACTTCACAGAGAAGGTAGAAGGCATTgaattttatcaaaagaaaaaataaagtaatagtTTTACGATGAAACTGTAGGGAGAACACCACATTCTTTCTGAATGCAAAGTGACAAAAAGACACAGAAGCAGAGAAAACGGTTTGGCTCAATCATGACTACAAGAGCTGGATGCAGACAACCCCATGTATCTTAGCcaccatatatatacatacatacgcCTCTGAACTCATGAAGTGTTGAGATGCTTTAGATTCCACCACATATTAATTGGCAGCTAAGTTTACAGAACTAGAGAAGGCACAGAAAGAGCTAATAAGATGATAATAACCAACTCAAGGCTTTCAAATCTGTTAAGAGCTACGACAAGGCTTTCTTGCATATACATATGGTTCTATATCTACCAATAAGAACACTGATACCAGAAACTAGCAAACAAGTTATCCATTACGATTTCAGTTGACAAGACTAGTATTCCGTAAGCCAAACAAGAGGATCAAAATGACAAGTTAAAATCAAAGAAACAAGAAAAGGAGGAAATAAGAGAAAAAGACGAACCTTTTTGCCATCGTCCAACAGGGGCCTTGACGCTGTGACCCAAATAGTTCTCCCTATGTTTATCAGCCTTCACTTCATCCCAACTAAACTCTGCACATTTCATAAACAAACGTAACCTCTTAGTAACACAAGTCTTCATCATTCACAATTAACTGACTCATCACTTTATAAGCAGCTCATGTTCTAGAACTAGCCAATTCACTAGTACTATGCCAACGCTTCTTAATCAAACTCATGTAAAATTGATTATACCCAATTTACATCTTCAAACCCTAGATCGTTCTCAAAACGAATATCACAAGAAAGAACAGCAGAGAAGATGAACGTAATTGAGTTCGAAGATACACGAAAACCCTAAAATCTCTTGTAAGAAGAGAAGCAAAGATCCGaaacaaagattaaaaaaaggGAAACTTACGATCTCGACCACCACGAACACCGCCTCTCGTCGGATGATACATGAAAAGCTGCAAACTTTCCTGGGTTCAAAGATGTTTCAGGGACTCGGCAATTCCAAAAGCCTCAACTTTGGTGAATCTCGGATTCGAATCGAGCTTCTCaggttttgaaaatttatcacaaagttctcttttttttatatatattaaaaaactaaaaacccataaaaattGAGGACGGTCCGATTGATTGATTTGTCTGAATCTGAAAACACCGATGATTCTCGAAGTATTACTAATGGGCCACTCGCCTTGGACCAGAGGTCAGGGTTTTAGGCCCATTtaagtttataataaaaacaaaactggAAAGGACACGTGCGGCACGTGTCGTCGTCGTAGACAAGAAAGAGGAGAAGTGACCACCAGAAGATTCGTATCCTTAAAAATCCGTCGATTCAGAACCCTAAGCGGTGGATCCTCAACAACTATGGCTGAACAACCACAGCAGCAGCAGCGTAGCTCcgattcttctcctcatcagCTGAAGTTACCTTCTTTCGTCGTCAACTTGTTCCCCTTTCTCCAACCCAAGTCTCCTGCTTCTGTTAACGGCGCCGATGGTGCTCCTAAACCCACGGTAGGAGTCTCCAAGGACAAGGAGACTCAGAACTCGACGGTCTCTTTCCCTTACAATCCTCCCAAGAGCGCAGAGCCACTCAAGGTTGAAGCCGAGCCTAGTTCCGGAAGCACTTCCAACTCCCTCGTCATTTGGCAGGTATTTTGAGATT is part of the Brassica rapa cultivar Chiifu-401-42 chromosome A09, CAAS_Brap_v3.01, whole genome shotgun sequence genome and harbors:
- the LOC103841160 gene encoding mRNA cap guanine-N7 methyltransferase 2, which gives rise to MSGIIIPGSKPEQSHHRLFDFAKTAIIKIFAHPYTTVCELYCGEAPDTEKWEAALIGHYIGIDTSSSGISCVREAWESHRKSYNVEFFEADPSKEDLEIKVEKIVGEVDLVSCWRHLQLCFETEENARRLLTNVASLLKPGGYFFGITPDSSTIWAKYQKNVEAYHNRSGGTKPNVFPNYIRSESYMITFEVEEEKFPLFGKRYQLKFSGDNPPEDHCLVHFPSLIRLAREAGLEYVEIQSLTDFYDDNRAQFASLLMNAGPNFVDPRGKLLPRAFDLLGLYATFIFQKPDPDLEPPLSTPIPFESSNDNDEREFPMVTDTRAPSEDSSQGLGKISEQKGILGPGPADLRFSEAI
- the LOC103841159 gene encoding multiple myeloma tumor-associated protein 2 homolog, which gives rise to MYHPTRGGVRGGRDQFSWDEVKADKHRENYLGHSVKAPVGRWQKGKDLNWYARDKKQGGSNTDAMKEEIQRVKEQEEQAMREALGLAPKSSTRPQGNRLDKQEYTELIKRGSTAEDLGAGKADAVWVHGIGYAKAPRPWEDPSTLAPSQTEDKGPAPLPADAPVIKTVEDVPKDTERSQEKDKHEERKPAKRDREERHERRDKHEKREKRERHEKRHSRDSDDRKKHKKEKKDRKRRHDSDSD
- the LOC103841161 gene encoding uncharacterized protein LOC103841161; this encodes MAEQPQQQQRSSDSSPHQLKLPSFVVNLFPFLQPKSPASVNGADGAPKPTVGVSKDKETQNSTVSFPYNPPKSAEPLKVEAEPSSGSTSNSLVIWQVYALGGFLVLKWAWARWNERNATSDKKEEEEDDDDQAPHPEDD